A region of Nitrospinota bacterium DNA encodes the following proteins:
- a CDS encoding FTR1 family protein encodes MTGGMLITFREGLEAFLVVGIILSYLSRSGLKGLFKWIFTGVGLGIVTAFVLAVGIQVFMSGFENSAAELYIKVSIMGFAVAVLSYMVIWMSRNSGSVKGEVERKLEQAISAGSMFALAFMAYLAVLREGFETVLFLGALYGESMGSDVFYGGLLGLALALAVTAMIFLGMKSLPLKTFFKITGGLIILIAAGLLANMIGIMQDISFLPLMTGHLFDIGWLLSDESEFGIFLKALFGYNSSPSSLQALAYLGYLAGAWFIFTRDHRGVGNEARKA; translated from the coding sequence ATGACTGGCGGTATGCTTATCACGTTCCGGGAAGGGCTGGAAGCCTTCCTGGTGGTGGGGATCATTCTTTCCTACCTTTCCCGTTCCGGCCTTAAAGGTCTGTTTAAATGGATTTTCACCGGTGTAGGGTTGGGTATTGTAACGGCGTTTGTCCTGGCGGTGGGCATTCAGGTTTTCATGAGCGGGTTTGAAAATTCCGCCGCCGAGCTGTATATAAAAGTTTCAATAATGGGCTTTGCGGTGGCGGTGCTTTCCTACATGGTCATATGGATGAGCAGGAACAGCGGAAGCGTCAAAGGCGAGGTGGAGCGGAAGCTGGAGCAGGCCATAAGCGCCGGTAGCATGTTCGCGCTGGCGTTCATGGCCTATCTTGCCGTGCTTCGCGAGGGGTTTGAGACGGTCCTCTTCCTTGGCGCCCTATATGGGGAAAGTATGGGTTCGGATGTGTTCTACGGCGGGCTTTTGGGTTTGGCGCTGGCCCTTGCCGTTACGGCCATGATTTTCCTGGGCATGAAATCCCTTCCGCTTAAGACCTTCTTCAAGATAACCGGCGGGCTGATTATACTAATCGCCGCCGGGCTTCTGGCGAACATGATAGGGATAATGCAGGACATAAGCTTCCTGCCACTGATGACCGGCCATCTTTTTGACATCGGCTGGCTTTTGTCCGATGAAAGCGAGTTTGGCATATTCTTAAAAGCCCTGTTCGGTTATAACTCTTCACCGTCGTCCTTGCAGGCCTTGGCATATTTGGGCTATCTGGCGGGCGCATGGTTCATATTCACCAGGGATCACAGAGGAGTAGGGAATGAAGCCAGGAAAGCTTGA